A genomic window from Micromonospora violae includes:
- a CDS encoding S9 family peptidase gives MTTETAPPAAKRVPSERTHHGDTVIDEYAWLAAKDDPETIAYLTAENAYTEARTAHLAELRADLFEETRRRTQETDLSVPTRKGGHWYYTRTVEGQQYGVHCRRAVRDGETKPPVSADGAPLDGEEVLLDGNLLAEGHDFFSLGAFDVSPDGRWLAYSTDFSGDERFTLRVKDLTTGELLPDEVPDTFYGTAWSTDASVLFYVTVDDAWRPNRVWRHTIGSPAADDVVVHQEDDERFWVGVELTRSEKFILIDVHSKITSEVLVIPAGNPTGAPAVIAPRRQGVEYTVEHHGHRFLILHNENAEDFALAFTSADVPGDWVPLIEHTPGTRLEAVDAFANHLVVSLRTDGLTGLRVLPVGSDDGYDIDFPEPLYSVGLDANPEYRTGRVRLRYSSLITPDSVYDYDLVTRQMVLLKQKPVLPGPDGRPYDPAEYEQHRDWALADDGTRVPISLVCRVGTPRDGSAPCELYGYGSYEASMDPWFSVARLSLLDRGVVFAVAHIRGGGELGRRWYDQGKLLAKKNTFTDFVACARHLVKAGWTANDRLVARGASAGGLLMGAVANLAPDAFTGIVAQVPFVDALTSILDPSLPLTVTEWEEWGNPLDDPEVYAYMKSYTPYENVAAVDYPAILAVTSLNDTRVLYSEPAKWIARLRAVAPGGDYLLKTEMGAGHGGPSGRYDSWREEAFINAWILDRLGRA, from the coding sequence GTGACCACCGAGACTGCCCCGCCCGCGGCGAAGCGGGTGCCCAGCGAACGCACCCACCACGGCGACACCGTCATCGACGAGTACGCCTGGCTCGCCGCCAAGGACGACCCGGAGACGATCGCCTACCTGACCGCCGAGAACGCGTACACCGAGGCGCGTACGGCCCACCTGGCCGAGCTGCGCGCCGACCTGTTCGAGGAGACTCGCCGACGCACCCAGGAGACCGACCTGTCCGTGCCGACCCGCAAGGGCGGGCACTGGTACTACACCCGGACGGTCGAGGGGCAGCAGTACGGGGTGCACTGCCGCCGGGCGGTCCGCGACGGCGAGACCAAGCCTCCGGTCAGCGCGGACGGTGCTCCGCTCGACGGCGAGGAGGTGCTGCTCGACGGCAACCTGCTGGCCGAAGGGCACGACTTCTTCTCGCTCGGCGCGTTCGACGTCAGTCCGGACGGCCGCTGGCTGGCCTACTCCACCGACTTCTCCGGTGACGAGCGATTCACCCTGCGCGTGAAGGACCTGACCACCGGCGAGCTGCTGCCCGACGAGGTGCCGGACACCTTCTACGGCACCGCCTGGTCAACCGACGCCTCGGTGCTGTTCTACGTGACGGTCGACGACGCCTGGCGACCGAACCGGGTCTGGCGGCACACCATCGGCTCCCCCGCCGCCGACGACGTGGTGGTCCACCAGGAGGACGACGAGCGGTTCTGGGTGGGGGTGGAGCTCACCCGGTCGGAGAAGTTCATCCTCATCGACGTGCACAGCAAGATCACCAGCGAGGTGCTGGTGATCCCCGCCGGCAACCCGACCGGCGCGCCGGCCGTGATCGCGCCCCGCCGGCAGGGCGTCGAATACACGGTGGAGCACCACGGGCACCGCTTCCTGATCCTGCACAACGAAAACGCCGAGGACTTCGCACTGGCGTTCACCTCGGCGGACGTACCGGGCGACTGGGTGCCGCTGATCGAGCACACCCCCGGCACCCGGCTGGAGGCCGTCGACGCCTTCGCCAACCACCTGGTGGTGTCGCTGCGCACCGACGGGCTCACCGGGCTGCGGGTGCTGCCGGTGGGCAGCGACGACGGGTACGACATCGACTTCCCCGAGCCGCTGTACAGCGTCGGGTTGGACGCCAACCCGGAATACCGCACCGGCCGGGTCCGGCTGCGCTACTCCTCCCTGATCACCCCCGACTCGGTGTACGACTACGACCTGGTCACCCGGCAGATGGTGCTGCTCAAGCAGAAGCCGGTGCTGCCCGGGCCGGACGGCCGACCGTACGACCCGGCCGAGTACGAGCAGCACCGCGACTGGGCGCTCGCCGACGACGGCACCCGCGTGCCGATCTCGCTGGTCTGCCGCGTCGGCACCCCCCGGGACGGCTCGGCACCCTGCGAGCTGTACGGCTACGGCTCGTACGAGGCCAGCATGGACCCGTGGTTCTCGGTGGCCCGGCTGTCCCTGCTGGACCGGGGCGTGGTCTTCGCGGTGGCGCACATCCGGGGCGGCGGTGAACTGGGCCGACGGTGGTACGACCAGGGCAAGCTGCTGGCCAAGAAGAACACCTTCACCGACTTCGTGGCGTGCGCCCGGCACCTGGTCAAGGCCGGCTGGACGGCCAACGACCGACTGGTCGCCCGGGGCGCCTCGGCCGGTGGCCTGCTGATGGGTGCGGTGGCCAACCTCGCGCCGGACGCATTCACCGGCATCGTGGCTCAGGTCCCGTTCGTGGACGCGCTCACGTCGATCCTCGACCCGTCGCTGCCGCTGACCGTCACCGAGTGGGAGGAGTGGGGCAACCCGCTCGACGACCCCGAGGTGTACGCGTACATGAAGTCCTACACGCCGTACGAGAACGTGGCGGCCGTGGACTATCCGGCGATCCTCGCGGTGACCAGCCTCAACGACACCCGGGTGCTCTACTCGGAGCCGGCGAAGTGGATCGCCCGGCTGCGGGCGGTCGCCCCGGGCGGCGACTACCTGCTGAAGACCGAGATGGGTGCCGGGCACGGCGGCCCGAGCGGTCGCTACGACTCCTGGCGCGAGGAGGCGTTCATCAACGCCTGGATCCTGGACCGCCTCGGTCGCGCGTGA
- a CDS encoding ABC transporter ATP-binding protein produces MTQLQARGVVRAYGPTPALRGVTLEVGEGEIVAVTGPSGCGKSTLLHCLAGILRPDAGEVTWRGHRIDTWSEAARSRLRRTEFGVLFQFGQLVAELTAAENVALPLLLAGTGRREARTAALTWLDRFGVAEVADVRPGEMSGGQQQRCATARALVTEPRVLFADEPTGALDTLTGEQVLTQLVRLAREQRTAVVLVTHEPRIAAYADREVVLRDGLVDHTGLGLDVPLAGGAR; encoded by the coding sequence GTGACGCAACTCCAGGCTCGCGGCGTGGTTCGGGCGTACGGTCCGACGCCCGCGCTGCGCGGCGTGACGCTCGAGGTGGGCGAGGGTGAGATCGTCGCCGTCACCGGGCCGAGTGGCTGCGGCAAGTCGACCCTGCTGCACTGTCTGGCCGGGATCCTCCGGCCGGATGCCGGCGAGGTCACCTGGCGCGGGCACCGCATCGACACCTGGTCGGAGGCGGCCCGGTCCCGGTTGCGGCGCACCGAGTTCGGGGTGCTGTTCCAGTTCGGGCAACTGGTGGCGGAGCTGACCGCCGCCGAGAACGTCGCCCTGCCCCTGCTCCTCGCCGGCACGGGGCGGCGAGAGGCACGGACGGCGGCGCTCACCTGGCTGGACCGGTTCGGTGTGGCCGAGGTGGCCGACGTCCGGCCGGGTGAGATGTCCGGCGGGCAGCAGCAACGATGCGCCACCGCTCGGGCGCTGGTGACCGAACCTCGGGTGCTCTTCGCCGACGAGCCGACCGGCGCGCTGGACACGCTCACCGGTGAGCAGGTCCTCACCCAACTGGTCCGGCTCGCCCGTGAGCAGCGCACCGCCGTCGTGCTGGTCACCCACGAGCCGCGGATCGCCGCGTACGCCGATCGGGAGGTCGTGCTGCGCGACGGCCTGGTGGACCACACCGGCCTGGGGCTCGACGTGCCGCTGGCCGGCGGTGCCCGGTGA
- a CDS encoding PadR family transcriptional regulator, translated as MSTPHVLLGLLARGSRHGYELKRAHDERLPRARPLAFGQVYATLGRLERDGLVETAGQDRVAGPDRTAYALTDQGRNALDQWLSTVEPPMPYVASTLFAKVVVALLVADVDRARSYLVAQRAAHTARLRELTTVKADPDATLSDVVAADFAIAHLDADLRWLHATLGRVADWHREVHP; from the coding sequence GTGTCCACGCCGCATGTTCTGCTCGGGTTGCTCGCTAGGGGCAGCCGGCACGGGTATGAGCTGAAGCGTGCGCACGATGAGCGGCTGCCGCGGGCGCGACCGCTGGCCTTCGGGCAGGTCTACGCCACTCTCGGTCGCCTCGAACGAGACGGGCTGGTGGAGACCGCCGGGCAGGACCGCGTCGCCGGGCCGGATCGCACGGCGTACGCGCTGACCGACCAGGGGCGCAACGCGCTGGACCAGTGGCTTTCCACGGTGGAGCCACCCATGCCGTACGTGGCGAGCACGCTCTTCGCCAAGGTCGTGGTGGCGTTGCTGGTCGCCGACGTCGATCGGGCCCGGTCCTACCTGGTCGCCCAGCGGGCCGCGCATACCGCACGGCTGCGTGAGCTGACCACGGTCAAGGCCGACCCGGACGCCACCCTCAGTGATGTGGTCGCGGCCGATTTCGCGATCGCCCACCTCGACGCGGATCTGCGGTGGCTGCACGCCACCCTGGGCCGGGTCGCCGACTGGCACCGGGAGGTGCATCCGTGA
- a CDS encoding FtsX-like permease family protein: protein MRPATLVRLALAGTRTDTARVVLTALSALLATLAGLAALTVLAIEKPAGDAWAQSEQYRNALLREPGLRGGTAFALLMLMVPVLALAGQCARLGAPARDRRLAALRLAGATPGQVTRLVVLETGVAALLGTLAGLGVYLVGRDLLHRPDARGQLALPTDVLPSTGALAGVVLGLPVVAALATALMLRTVTTSPLGVTRKAARERGPGPWAGLLIGFGVVSFAMVRSVAFRLDSNGELAWLLPMLFVVGALVAMVGVVIGTGWISYHCGRLLRRYARRPAALLAAGRLMADPWAGSRTFAALLAALIFGGGAAAQRAYFATKDEIEREQSRLLGADFGGNPFYLSTMDLVDGAVAVAILIAAGGLIVALVEGIVARRRAYAALVATGVPRATLGRSVAWQALAPAVPAILLALSVGTVLGRGLGGETVSTGVSSTGVCEATAALCDDPATRDQYTRIVYSPDVQRAVPVPLEHLAWLGAGAVVAVLLTIGVGLLFLRASTAMDELRTT from the coding sequence GTGAGACCGGCGACGCTGGTCCGCCTCGCGCTCGCCGGCACCCGCACCGACACCGCCCGGGTGGTGCTCACCGCGCTCAGCGCCCTGCTGGCGACGCTGGCCGGGCTCGCGGCGCTCACCGTGCTGGCCATCGAGAAGCCCGCCGGTGACGCCTGGGCGCAGTCCGAGCAGTACCGCAACGCGTTGCTGCGGGAGCCCGGCCTGCGCGGCGGTACGGCGTTCGCGTTGCTGATGCTGATGGTCCCGGTGCTGGCGTTGGCCGGTCAGTGTGCTCGGCTCGGCGCGCCGGCCCGGGACCGTCGGTTGGCCGCGCTCCGGTTGGCCGGCGCGACTCCGGGGCAGGTCACCCGGTTGGTGGTGCTGGAGACCGGCGTGGCCGCTCTGTTGGGCACGCTCGCCGGGCTGGGTGTCTACCTGGTCGGCCGCGATCTGCTGCACCGCCCGGACGCGCGAGGTCAACTGGCCCTGCCCACCGACGTGCTGCCGTCGACCGGCGCGCTGGCCGGCGTGGTGCTCGGTCTGCCGGTCGTCGCGGCGCTGGCCACCGCCCTGATGCTGCGTACGGTCACCACCAGCCCGCTCGGGGTGACCCGCAAGGCGGCCCGTGAACGTGGTCCAGGCCCGTGGGCCGGGCTCCTGATCGGGTTCGGCGTGGTGTCGTTCGCGATGGTCCGCTCGGTGGCGTTTCGGTTGGACAGCAACGGAGAGCTGGCGTGGCTGCTGCCGATGCTGTTCGTGGTGGGCGCGTTGGTGGCGATGGTCGGGGTGGTGATCGGCACCGGCTGGATTTCGTACCACTGTGGGCGGTTGTTGCGCCGGTATGCCCGCCGTCCGGCGGCCCTGCTCGCGGCGGGCCGGCTGATGGCCGACCCGTGGGCGGGCAGTCGCACCTTCGCCGCGCTGCTCGCCGCCCTGATCTTCGGCGGGGGCGCAGCCGCACAGCGCGCCTACTTCGCCACCAAGGACGAGATCGAACGGGAGCAGAGCCGACTCCTCGGTGCGGACTTCGGCGGCAACCCCTTCTACCTGTCCACGATGGATCTGGTCGACGGCGCGGTGGCGGTGGCCATCCTGATCGCGGCGGGCGGGCTGATCGTCGCGCTGGTCGAGGGGATCGTCGCCCGTCGGCGTGCCTACGCCGCGTTGGTCGCCACCGGGGTGCCCCGCGCCACGCTGGGCCGTTCGGTGGCCTGGCAGGCGTTGGCACCGGCCGTGCCGGCGATCCTGCTGGCGCTCAGCGTGGGCACGGTGCTCGGCCGAGGGCTCGGCGGTGAGACGGTGTCGACGGGGGTCTCGTCGACTGGTGTCTGCGAGGCCACAGCGGCGCTCTGCGACGACCCGGCCACCCGTGACCAGTACACCCGGATCGTGTACAGCCCCGACGTGCAGCGCGCCGTTCCGGTGCCTCTGGAGCACCTGGCCTGGCTCGGTGCTGGCGCGGTGGTCGCGGTGCTCCTGACGATCGGCGTCGGTCTGCTCTTCCTGCGCGCCAGCACCGCCATGGACGAGCTGCGGACGACCTGA
- a CDS encoding FAD-binding oxidoreductase, whose protein sequence is MAAAASSLGRSGALEITRRLSAICGSPFSRLAGPADEVAGRPARWVAVPGGPHAAAEVLRLAARHDLAVVPRGAGTKIDWGATPVQVDILLDTGRLAGIGHEPAGALVADVGAGTPLRAVQATLERAGQRLAMDAPSPGATLGGVLAAGEAGPLRHRHGSPCDQLLGVRYLAADGELISVGGGAPGLDLARLLCGSQGALGVLVSASLRVQPVPASRLWVSRPVWTPLEVHDLVRTILAARLEPAAIELDLPGGTPRPRTPYPPGHPAATARERHPSMSGRAGAPSRAGSLVVLLEGGPAEVTERAERLVGLLHGEATIAHSAPTWWRRYPFAPGDTALRLEVPISDLHAAVYALRDAAGAPVPVRGSAGLGMVHAALPGALAPDRVASILAAVRGVLLARQGRCVVVSAPAAVRQAVDLWGELAGLAQLRAAKRHLDPEHRLAPGRLPGGL, encoded by the coding sequence ATGGCGGCAGCAGCGAGTTCCCTCGGTCGGTCCGGCGCCCTTGAGATCACCCGGCGGTTGTCGGCGATCTGCGGTTCACCCTTCTCGCGGCTGGCCGGTCCCGCCGATGAGGTGGCGGGGCGGCCGGCGCGTTGGGTGGCCGTTCCGGGTGGTCCGCACGCCGCCGCCGAGGTGCTGCGGTTGGCCGCCCGACACGACCTGGCGGTGGTGCCCCGAGGGGCGGGCACGAAGATCGACTGGGGTGCCACGCCCGTTCAGGTCGACATCCTGCTCGACACCGGCCGGCTGGCCGGCATCGGTCACGAGCCGGCCGGCGCGCTGGTGGCCGACGTGGGGGCCGGCACTCCACTGCGGGCGGTGCAGGCCACCCTGGAACGCGCCGGGCAGCGGCTCGCGATGGACGCCCCGTCACCCGGGGCGACCCTGGGTGGCGTGCTCGCCGCCGGCGAGGCCGGGCCGCTGCGGCACCGTCACGGCAGCCCCTGCGACCAACTGCTCGGCGTGCGTTACCTCGCCGCCGACGGCGAGCTGATCAGCGTCGGCGGCGGCGCGCCCGGGCTCGACCTGGCCCGCCTGCTCTGCGGTTCCCAGGGCGCGCTCGGCGTGCTGGTGTCGGCGAGCCTGAGGGTGCAGCCGGTGCCGGCGAGCAGGCTCTGGGTGTCCCGCCCGGTGTGGACCCCGTTGGAGGTGCACGACCTGGTCCGGACGATCCTCGCCGCTCGGCTGGAGCCGGCGGCCATCGAGCTGGACCTGCCCGGAGGCACCCCCCGCCCCCGTACGCCGTACCCGCCCGGCCACCCGGCGGCCACCGCCCGGGAACGCCACCCGTCGATGTCCGGCCGGGCTGGTGCCCCGTCCCGGGCCGGCAGCCTGGTGGTGCTGCTGGAGGGCGGCCCCGCCGAGGTCACCGAGCGGGCCGAGCGGCTGGTCGGCCTGCTGCACGGGGAGGCGACAATCGCCCACTCCGCGCCGACCTGGTGGCGCCGCTACCCGTTCGCGCCCGGCGACACGGCCCTGCGCCTGGAAGTGCCGATCAGTGACCTGCACGCCGCCGTCTACGCGCTGCGCGACGCCGCCGGCGCGCCGGTGCCGGTGCGCGGGTCCGCCGGGCTGGGCATGGTGCACGCGGCACTGCCCGGAGCGTTGGCACCCGACCGGGTGGCGTCCATCCTGGCCGCCGTCCGAGGGGTGCTGCTGGCCCGGCAGGGCCGCTGCGTGGTGGTCTCCGCTCCGGCGGCGGTCCGCCAGGCGGTCGACCTCTGGGGTGAGCTGGCCGGCCTGGCCCAGCTGCGAGCCGCGAAGCGGCACCTGGACCCGGAGCACCGGCTCGCGCCCGGCCGGCTCCCCGGCGGCCTGTGA
- a CDS encoding helix-turn-helix domain-containing protein, which translates to MRQRPRGDSRGILDPGHLLREVRFRRHLPAESLRPWVEHYWLIDWAVRTPFEQRVVPHPAVNVVFQRNGDGPESGEVAGVGNDLFRITINGTGRVCGVQFRPGGFHPFWQRPVNELTGRRVPLPAGRLAVPDRMVCASDDDERCRALDTLLTAWRPEPEPAAEEAVRLAEAIRTDRTVRRVDDFAARHDVSVRRLQRLFLEYVGVGPKWVIRRYRLQEAVEQAAGGPLSWADLAADLGYSDQAHLVRDFTAVAGVSPAAYARSVR; encoded by the coding sequence ATGCGACAGCGACCGCGGGGCGACAGCCGGGGAATTCTCGATCCCGGGCACCTGCTGCGCGAGGTGCGCTTCCGGCGACACCTGCCGGCGGAGTCGCTGCGCCCGTGGGTCGAGCACTACTGGTTGATCGACTGGGCGGTGCGTACGCCGTTCGAGCAGCGGGTCGTGCCACACCCGGCGGTGAACGTGGTGTTCCAACGCAACGGCGACGGGCCCGAGTCCGGCGAGGTGGCCGGGGTCGGCAACGATCTGTTTCGGATCACGATCAACGGCACCGGCCGGGTCTGCGGGGTGCAGTTCCGCCCCGGCGGCTTCCACCCCTTCTGGCAGCGCCCGGTCAACGAGCTGACCGGACGTCGGGTGCCGCTGCCCGCCGGCCGACTGGCGGTGCCGGACAGGATGGTGTGCGCGAGCGACGACGATGAGCGCTGCAGGGCGCTGGACACCCTGCTCACCGCCTGGCGGCCGGAACCGGAGCCGGCGGCCGAGGAGGCCGTCCGGCTGGCCGAGGCGATCCGTACCGACCGGACCGTGCGGCGCGTCGACGACTTCGCCGCGCGGCACGACGTCTCGGTCCGCCGGTTGCAGCGGCTCTTCCTGGAGTACGTGGGGGTCGGGCCGAAGTGGGTGATTCGCCGCTACCGGCTCCAGGAGGCTGTCGAACAGGCCGCCGGTGGCCCGTTGAGCTGGGCCGACCTCGCCGCCGACCTCGGCTACAGCGACCAGGCCCACCTGGTTCGTGACTTCACCGCCGTGGCCGGGGTGTCCCCCGCCGCGTACGCCCGCTCGGTGCGCTGA
- a CDS encoding SpoIIE family protein phosphatase: MPATILVVDDSRTKRYLLVSWLTRAGFSVLEAENGAEALTRVEADRIDLVVLDVRLPDVSGYEVCEQIKARHPAMPVIHVSAHAVDVADRAQGLTRGADAYLTEPIEPEELIATTRAVLRYYQARQRAELLAERLLGLADTTVAVHAAPTFARLLEAAAEGAAQIFKSPAAVIAETFDGDCLAGICAGPGAVAAVVPWVVDDAGVPTGATVRVEPPANWALVDWPTDDTVTVAAARLREDRAPLYVVVPTATQTARTPVLKQLAQAVAAAVEAQRSFDEEHRIAVTLQRSLLPRGLPTVAGLDLAVRYEPASAQTEVGGDFYELVMLDGHLLLAIGDVAGHSLHAATVMAELRHAVRAYAVEGHQPGEILHRVNELMRTLLPNELATLCVLLLHPPTGRVRLASAGHLPPLLIRGGEVEFVQHSAPLLGVRAPRPADLEFVVPAGGTLVFYTDGLIERRDATIDEGLAALAAAAATVDGDLDQFCARLLVELAPPEIQDDVAVVVLRRR, from the coding sequence ATGCCGGCGACCATCCTGGTGGTCGATGACAGTCGTACCAAGCGCTACCTGCTGGTCAGCTGGCTGACCCGGGCCGGGTTCAGCGTGCTGGAGGCCGAGAACGGCGCCGAGGCGCTGACGCGGGTCGAGGCGGACCGGATCGACCTGGTGGTCCTCGACGTCCGCCTGCCCGACGTCAGCGGCTACGAGGTCTGTGAACAGATCAAGGCGCGGCACCCGGCGATGCCGGTGATCCACGTGTCGGCGCACGCGGTGGACGTCGCCGACCGCGCCCAAGGGCTGACCCGGGGTGCGGACGCCTACCTGACCGAGCCCATCGAACCGGAAGAGTTGATCGCCACCACCCGGGCGGTGCTGCGCTACTACCAGGCCCGGCAGCGCGCCGAACTGCTCGCCGAGCGGCTGCTCGGGCTGGCCGACACGACGGTGGCCGTACACGCCGCGCCGACCTTCGCGCGCCTGCTGGAGGCCGCCGCCGAGGGCGCCGCGCAGATCTTCAAGAGCCCGGCCGCAGTGATCGCCGAGACCTTCGACGGTGACTGTCTCGCGGGAATCTGCGCCGGTCCCGGCGCGGTGGCCGCCGTGGTGCCGTGGGTCGTCGACGACGCCGGGGTGCCGACCGGCGCCACGGTCCGGGTGGAGCCCCCGGCGAACTGGGCGCTCGTCGACTGGCCGACGGACGACACGGTGACCGTCGCCGCCGCCCGGCTGCGCGAGGACCGGGCCCCGCTGTACGTGGTGGTCCCGACCGCCACCCAGACCGCCCGGACCCCGGTACTCAAGCAGTTGGCCCAGGCCGTGGCGGCGGCCGTCGAGGCGCAACGCTCGTTCGACGAGGAACACCGGATCGCCGTCACCCTCCAACGCAGCCTGCTCCCGCGCGGGCTGCCCACCGTCGCCGGCCTCGACCTCGCGGTGCGCTACGAGCCGGCCAGCGCGCAGACCGAGGTGGGTGGCGACTTCTACGAGCTGGTGATGCTCGACGGGCACCTGCTGCTGGCGATCGGCGACGTCGCCGGCCACTCGCTGCACGCGGCGACCGTGATGGCCGAGCTGCGGCACGCGGTGCGGGCGTACGCGGTCGAGGGGCATCAGCCCGGCGAGATCCTGCACCGGGTCAACGAGCTGATGCGGACCCTGCTGCCGAACGAGTTGGCGACGCTCTGCGTCCTGCTGCTGCACCCGCCGACCGGACGGGTCCGGCTGGCCAGTGCCGGGCACCTTCCGCCGCTGCTGATCAGGGGCGGTGAGGTCGAGTTCGTACAGCACTCCGCGCCGCTGCTCGGCGTCCGCGCCCCCCGCCCGGCCGACCTGGAGTTCGTGGTGCCGGCCGGGGGCACGCTGGTCTTCTACACCGACGGGCTGATCGAACGACGGGACGCCACCATCGACGAGGGGTTGGCCGCGCTGGCCGCGGCCGCCGCGACGGTCGACGGTGACCTGGACCAGTTCTGCGCCCGGCTGCTGGTGGAACTGGCCCCACCGGAGATCCAGGACGACGTCGCCGTGGTCGTGCTGCGTCGCCGCTGA
- a CDS encoding sensor histidine kinase has product MTDEAAGLPLLQMALRVEQDIFVIRQRGREVAAVVGLEHQDQVRIATALSEVARDLLRTVGGADVSFHVDTGVDGRFHLRADLAPVSPLPDGRYQPQSGAVSRLVDTLSVTTVEGVTVVRMSRRVPASAPTPTPQRLAEFRTELGGTAPASALDELTVQNGQLIAALDEVRSQRDELAVLNEELAETNRGVMALYNQLTEELEETNRGVVALYAELDEKSAQLRAASESKSRFLANVSHELRAPVTAIIGLGRLLTDSASDPLTDEQGRQVDLIRSSAADLLNLVNELLDLAKAESGRIELDLTDVDLRPVFGQLRGTLRALATRPDVELVVEEPAAPALLRTDEVLLGQVLRNLLHNGLKFTEHGKVRLRAGQHGDRWQFEVSDTGPGIAPELQDRIFEEFYQVPGATRVGGTGLGLPYARRLVTLLGGTLELTSAPGQGSTFTVSLPAGRA; this is encoded by the coding sequence ATGACCGACGAGGCGGCCGGGCTGCCGCTGCTGCAGATGGCGCTCCGGGTCGAGCAGGACATCTTCGTGATCCGTCAGCGGGGGCGTGAGGTGGCCGCGGTGGTCGGCCTCGAACACCAGGACCAGGTGCGGATCGCCACCGCGCTCAGCGAGGTCGCCCGGGACCTGCTGCGGACGGTCGGTGGTGCCGACGTCTCCTTCCACGTCGACACCGGCGTCGACGGCCGGTTCCACCTGCGCGCCGACCTGGCCCCGGTGTCCCCGCTCCCGGACGGCCGCTACCAGCCGCAGTCCGGCGCGGTCTCGCGACTGGTCGACACACTGAGCGTGACGACCGTCGAGGGGGTTACGGTCGTGAGGATGTCCCGACGAGTCCCGGCCAGCGCGCCGACGCCGACCCCGCAGCGGCTCGCCGAGTTCCGTACGGAACTCGGCGGTACCGCGCCGGCCAGTGCGCTGGACGAGCTGACCGTGCAGAACGGGCAGCTCATCGCCGCGCTCGACGAGGTACGCAGTCAACGCGACGAGCTGGCCGTGCTGAACGAGGAACTGGCCGAGACGAACCGCGGTGTGATGGCGCTCTACAACCAGCTCACCGAGGAGTTGGAGGAGACCAACCGGGGTGTCGTCGCCCTCTACGCCGAGTTGGACGAGAAGTCCGCCCAGCTCCGCGCGGCGAGTGAGTCGAAGAGCCGGTTCCTGGCCAACGTGAGCCACGAGCTGCGCGCCCCGGTCACCGCGATCATCGGCCTGGGACGGCTGCTCACCGACTCCGCCTCCGACCCGCTCACCGACGAACAGGGCCGTCAGGTCGACCTGATCCGCTCGTCCGCCGCGGACCTGCTCAACCTCGTCAACGAACTACTCGACCTGGCCAAGGCGGAATCCGGCCGGATCGAGCTGGACCTGACCGACGTCGACCTGCGCCCGGTCTTCGGCCAACTGCGCGGCACCCTGCGCGCCCTGGCCACCCGCCCGGACGTGGAGCTGGTCGTGGAGGAGCCGGCCGCGCCGGCCCTGCTGCGCACCGACGAGGTGCTGCTCGGCCAGGTGCTCCGCAACCTGCTGCACAACGGCTTGAAGTTCACCGAGCACGGCAAGGTGCGACTGCGCGCCGGCCAGCACGGCGACCGTTGGCAGTTCGAGGTCAGCGACACCGGGCCGGGCATCGCGCCCGAGCTGCAAGACCGGATCTTCGAGGAGTTCTACCAGGTGCCGGGCGCCACCCGGGTCGGTGGCACCGGCCTCGGTCTGCCGTACGCCCGGCGGTTGGTGACGCTGCTCGGCGGCACGCTGGAGCTGACCAGCGCGCCCGGTCAGGGCAGCACATTCACCGTCTCCCTGCCCGCCGGCAGGGCGTGA
- a CDS encoding TIGR03086 family metal-binding protein — translation MSTQTSDLLAAAAPRTVAVVRGISDDQLDLPTPCDDYLVRDLLNHLFQVVVNFQGLADKRQVEWVDKPDHLGDGWRDRFEVETDRLVVAWSDPSTLDGVSPGMGLPQPVVGGMALLDLTVHGWDLAVATGQPYHPAPEAVAELHGLVERLGPTARKMGVFADPPPTPTEAPVPDLAHLLTQTGRTPTWPQTP, via the coding sequence ATGTCCACTCAGACTAGCGATCTGCTGGCCGCCGCCGCGCCGCGAACCGTCGCCGTGGTGCGTGGCATCTCCGACGACCAGCTCGACCTGCCCACGCCGTGCGACGACTACCTGGTCCGTGATCTGCTCAACCACCTCTTCCAGGTGGTGGTCAACTTTCAGGGGCTGGCCGACAAGCGACAGGTGGAGTGGGTCGACAAGCCCGACCACCTGGGCGACGGCTGGCGGGACCGGTTCGAGGTGGAGACCGACCGGTTGGTCGTTGCCTGGTCGGACCCGTCCACCCTGGACGGCGTGTCACCGGGGATGGGCCTGCCGCAGCCCGTCGTCGGCGGGATGGCCCTGCTGGACCTGACCGTGCACGGCTGGGATCTCGCGGTCGCCACCGGCCAGCCGTACCACCCGGCCCCGGAGGCGGTGGCCGAGCTGCACGGGCTGGTGGAGCGATTGGGCCCGACCGCCCGCAAGATGGGCGTCTTCGCCGACCCACCACCCACCCCCACCGAGGCACCCGTCCCCGACCTGGCCCACCTGCTAACCCAAACCGGCCGAACCCCCACCTGGCCCCAAACCCCCTAA